In Abyssisolibacter fermentans, a genomic segment contains:
- a CDS encoding class D sortase produces MKVINKKLISILLIFLGITIMLYPKMREKYITYKQNRLISLWGENLQTIDTNITNENNISNNDILENNTLISIEDELAREILLDKIFNTKLKNEQKKLQEEERKKKEAILKKRQEFIDSHMEGMLKIDKISLSLPILKGATKENLNLSIASIDGTGKPWNKGNYAIAGHRSQTFGRNFNRLDELVIGDSIVVVDVDNNCFSYIVKQKLIVNAEDVWVLNNTKDKKEITLITCHPLYAKHPPTRLILKGEMVE; encoded by the coding sequence ATGAAAGTAATTAATAAAAAACTTATTTCTATTTTACTAATTTTCCTAGGTATAACAATTATGTTATATCCTAAAATGAGGGAAAAATACATAACCTATAAACAAAATAGACTCATATCTCTTTGGGGAGAAAATTTGCAAACCATAGATACAAATATAACAAATGAAAATAACATATCAAATAATGATATTTTAGAAAATAACACATTAATTTCTATTGAAGATGAACTTGCTCGAGAAATATTGTTAGATAAAATTTTTAACACTAAATTAAAGAATGAACAAAAAAAGTTACAAGAAGAAGAACGAAAAAAAAAGGAAGCTATTTTAAAAAAACGCCAAGAATTTATTGATTCACATATGGAGGGTATGCTAAAAATTGATAAAATATCATTATCTTTACCTATTCTTAAAGGAGCTACAAAAGAGAATTTAAATCTTTCAATTGCTAGTATAGATGGTACAGGCAAACCTTGGAATAAAGGCAATTATGCTATAGCTGGGCATAGGAGCCAAACCTTTGGTAGAAACTTCAACCGTCTTGATGAGCTAGTTATTGGAGATTCTATAGTTGTTGTTGATGTGGATAATAATTGTTTCTCATATATTGTTAAACAAAAATTAATAGTCAATGCTGAAGATGTATGGGTATTGAACAATACAAAAGATAAAAAAGAAATCACACTAATTACTTGCCATCCATTATACGCAAAGCATCCTCCTACCAGATTAATTTTAAAAGGTGAAATGGTCGAATAA
- a CDS encoding ATP-binding protein has product MKKVRIFILMIILIIIIISIIVFCQPKKYEEVYIEGNENIRRDIFTAEQLKWIDANKDTVFKVGLAKDYVPIEYLDEDGHLKGLGTEVLRKVHEFTGLKFKLYENIQNETWDDMLNNIYTKKVDILPTVSFTKKRAENIIFSKPYIETTLVILGHKDNSKVANNLKILRDETFVAAKGYWTVDNLLMENSNSKITLVKNAKEAIKYIDEKKADYTICEIPVYTYYTEQNIYRNIKIIGEIKNKNPIMVGVRKGLEPLCDIINETIENINQDELYEKALVIPKTNYKEKKLTIIVIVLISLLSIVVYYLYNTFIQLLKAKKDVEKANKEITKFMTNISHDLRTPITVILGYTQAIIDGHVKQQKDKDKYIERIYKRTKYLNELIEDFFLVARLEDNKITLLKEEVDINKLINNMVLDMELNFKKKNINVFINLDSNINQPKEVDRLKMYRAIENLINNAIKYSKQNGTIKIGTNLLDNGQVKIFIEDNGIGIQKEDIPYLFERYYKGKNKGVNKESFGLGLYITKEIINKHNGQIWVKSELNKGSIFYIKI; this is encoded by the coding sequence ATGAAAAAAGTTAGAATTTTTATTTTAATGATAATTTTAATAATAATTATTATTTCTATAATAGTATTTTGTCAGCCTAAAAAATATGAAGAAGTATATATAGAAGGTAATGAGAATATAAGAAGGGATATATTTACTGCAGAACAATTAAAATGGATAGATGCTAATAAAGATACAGTATTCAAAGTAGGATTAGCAAAAGATTATGTTCCTATAGAATATCTTGATGAAGATGGCCATCTAAAAGGGTTAGGTACAGAAGTGCTTAGAAAGGTACATGAATTTACAGGACTTAAATTTAAATTGTATGAAAATATTCAAAATGAAACATGGGATGATATGCTAAATAATATTTATACTAAGAAAGTTGATATTCTTCCAACTGTATCTTTTACTAAAAAAAGAGCTGAAAATATAATTTTTTCTAAACCATATATAGAAACAACACTAGTTATTTTAGGTCATAAAGATAATTCTAAAGTAGCCAATAATTTAAAAATACTTAGAGATGAGACATTTGTAGCTGCAAAAGGCTATTGGACAGTAGACAACTTACTAATGGAAAATTCTAATTCTAAAATTACGCTAGTGAAGAATGCAAAAGAAGCAATAAAATATATTGATGAAAAAAAAGCAGATTATACGATTTGTGAAATACCTGTGTATACATATTATACAGAACAAAACATATATAGAAATATAAAAATAATAGGGGAAATAAAAAATAAGAATCCAATAATGGTTGGAGTAAGAAAAGGGTTAGAGCCTTTATGTGATATTATAAATGAAACTATAGAAAATATAAATCAAGATGAATTATACGAAAAAGCTTTAGTTATACCAAAGACAAATTATAAAGAAAAGAAGTTGACTATAATAGTCATTGTTCTTATAAGTCTATTATCTATAGTCGTATATTATTTATATAATACTTTTATACAGCTATTAAAAGCTAAAAAGGATGTAGAAAAGGCTAATAAAGAGATTACAAAATTTATGACAAATATATCCCATGACTTAAGAACACCTATTACAGTTATATTGGGATATACACAAGCTATAATTGATGGTCATGTAAAACAGCAAAAGGATAAAGATAAGTACATAGAAAGAATTTATAAAAGAACAAAATATTTAAACGAGCTTATTGAGGACTTTTTTTTAGTAGCAAGACTAGAAGATAATAAGATTACATTATTAAAAGAAGAGGTTGATATTAATAAATTAATTAATAATATGGTTTTAGATATGGAATTGAATTTTAAAAAGAAAAATATTAATGTATTTATAAACTTAGATTCAAATATAAATCAACCTAAGGAAGTAGATAGATTAAAAATGTACAGAGCCATTGAAAATTTAATAAATAATGCAATAAAATACAGTAAGCAAAATGGAACTATTAAAATCGGAACAAACCTTTTAGATAATGGGCAAGTAAAAATATTTATTGAAGACAATGGAATAGGTATACAAAAAGAAGATATACCTTATCTTTTTGAAAGGTATTATAAAGGTAAGAATAAAGGTGTAAATAAAGAATCTTTTGGGCTGGGGCTCTATATAACGAAAGAAATTATTAATAAACATAATGGACAAATTTGGGTAAAAAGTGAATTGAATAAAGGTAGTATATTTTATATAAAAATTTAG
- a CDS encoding LytTR family DNA-binding domain-containing protein, translating to MKIDIDISEKYKEVNIIIRTKEVNKEIEQLINNIKLSSKKNIIGKLEEKIYILDLSEIYRFYGENKKIYTETKNGKFEIQNKLYELETDLNGTSFVRISKSAIVNFDKVYNMEMFFNGTMCVNFDNGKQEIVSRRYVPKIKQYLGIGGK from the coding sequence GTGAAAATTGATATCGATATCAGTGAAAAATACAAAGAAGTTAATATTATTATTAGAACAAAAGAAGTTAATAAAGAAATAGAACAATTGATTAATAATATAAAATTATCTAGTAAAAAAAATATTATTGGCAAGTTAGAAGAAAAAATTTATATATTGGACTTATCTGAAATTTATCGCTTTTATGGAGAAAACAAAAAAATATATACTGAAACAAAAAACGGAAAATTTGAAATCCAAAACAAACTATATGAACTTGAAACAGACTTAAATGGTACTAGTTTTGTTAGGATTTCTAAATCTGCAATTGTTAATTTTGATAAAGTATATAATATGGAAATGTTCTTCAACGGAACAATGTGTGTTAATTTTGACAATGGTAAGCAAGAAATAGTTTCAAGAAGATATGTCCCTAAAATAAAACAATATTTAGGAATTGGAGGTAAGTAA
- a CDS encoding response regulator transcription factor, whose amino-acid sequence MTNYNILVVDDDEDILEIICIYLRNAGYTVYTASSSTEALEKIKNNTFHLIILDIILPDYEGTKLCENIRQNIYCPIIFISCIDDEEYILKALDIGGDDYIRKPFNSNELLARVKANLRRVNYDQCLNKLQDEKIHINNLTIDINNHIVLKNNKKIYFSPIEFNILLFMVNHPNKILSYSEIYEHVWENDSIGDTRTVMVHVSKLRKKLEEDTQDKYIETVKKMGYKFITN is encoded by the coding sequence TTGACTAATTATAACATCCTCGTTGTTGATGATGATGAAGATATATTGGAAATTATTTGTATTTATCTTAGAAATGCTGGATATACCGTCTATACTGCTAGTAGTAGTACAGAAGCCTTAGAAAAAATTAAAAATAATACCTTCCATTTAATTATACTTGATATTATTCTTCCTGACTATGAAGGGACTAAGCTTTGTGAAAATATTAGGCAAAACATATATTGTCCAATTATATTTATAAGCTGCATTGATGATGAAGAATATATTCTGAAAGCTCTTGATATAGGTGGAGATGACTATATAAGGAAACCCTTTAACTCAAATGAACTCTTAGCAAGAGTTAAGGCTAATTTAAGAAGAGTAAATTATGATCAATGTTTAAATAAACTGCAAGATGAAAAAATACATATTAATAATCTTACTATTGATATAAATAATCATATAGTTTTAAAGAATAATAAAAAAATATATTTTTCTCCTATAGAATTTAATATTCTTTTATTTATGGTTAATCATCCAAATAAAATTTTAAGTTATTCTGAAATATATGAACATGTATGGGAAAATGACAGCATAGGAGATACAAGAACTGTAATGGTTCATGTAAGTAAACTAAGAAAAAAATTAGAAGAGGATACTCAAGATAAATATATTGAAACAGTAAAAAAAATGGGCTATAAATTTATAACAAATTAG
- a CDS encoding DUF7507 domain-containing protein — translation MKCFYKVNKRYYISLLTIFVLLLQLISPIFNAGVFAEVPIEESKYLTVNQSIFKTDDEDEIDIEEIQPGDSITVRLEYSVIVPANGVLKDVELTYTKPDYLDFGSLNLKTENIEGQRDGNKIVYKFNKGNQITKGLTGAIKIELNVPSPSTKPNQAEIISDKAVFNGKYDKDADPQISTSESKTLTLIVGPSWEITKNVTQSNIIIPKDINKKYLDVEYTITLRGGDVSLKDVKLEDQIISLEDNKPVDGIEIKNVSGADSHEYKADENKLIFIVDELSANTSKDITYTVQYPIEDRLEGVVGISGGEYKNSVSVIGAYFYYDDSDGLIYFKTLSASASTRFVNSTAYWEVYRDETEYNEEKGLYIREVIIPKDPNIETKQVSYTVGVKTVGEGNSDLGDIKLVEHLPDEAKYIPSADGGVYDEANNSVTWLLKDVKVGQNPTRTVTVEYTIDRDSNHGDNEVWVGKTEVINTINYEKTENTADNVDIEMADKRDKVQTEFVESTEYWYITKSASSQTYYLRNEDKDNDKTDYIEYTIGLQASNGGINNLDIENATIVDELPDYVDYDSIKFPDGYPTGVINKEAKTITWHLTNISANRGKTLKIRLRYLKDLSDEGSVIGVIPGSNLINKAIAENVTPGKLFKNGSDYVDTDTATVTTKFRAPSKPNPTLDLSIEGYTEQSNNILTGDKHFDRDDYVNYKIKFSNPSSHYDMENVVIDIGNDVQGKDYKVLPNKMNYEKINLGASYSAGNVTLKYKKSNSADWDAYQVDKEEIDFTELGIDNVSIYLEAIKIEYNKIQKGFELSDDNSIKLIGKINANANHGDLVTNSASLNFKYWHYYYTELRDGDEKKDSISYRVLIDTPWISLLKKTKLDGQANTQHSPSSIIKFKIEVKNDGSFGTGPFIKPIIIDVVPRGFKYEGIESIKILKESETEGNIIPIDDFVFEEKEYLNTDGEIDGRTLLTWSLKNDLEIGNSIVIEYNLKIKETALGGMHTNMLYLSSGAEVQEDFWDSFSLDYISQAIDNNKILPLRKDEIDGDIDNNESTKQYLEGKHANIYVMEIDEFTVTKWVKGSLDDDFSNCTEGHDEPTGETAPGGSVDYRIKIENKGNVYGSEIEVVDILPYIGDTLVSIDDKRNTRWRPYFLIKEDMLGSSTNPTRPDKNIEIGTDELGNPIKADVEVLFSTAFDPERYGSGTDNNNKNIIGTQDANWFSEIPTDETRIQAIKFIISNFSNNKGLEPGGKINLQWNMKTPVVDDEIVDEIKYDEPAWNTASVYIQKNNINNKKRWLLITEGPKAGIKLKKSQEEQPDKGEIGNFVWFDKNKNGLQDDGYDDESAGINGIKVKLYEVEVDSDGTIKEKKLIEETRSGPKYSDSESDKGIGDPGYYSFPGLTLDKKYIVKFYVPNYYDITQKGIGTEDDSDVNTDNVEKEGEYITAETDVIELSSSNKIRQDIDLGLIPEIIDGKAELSIKKEAVNFKPLLGSDINFNDPILPTNPVNVGEKITYKISVKNEGTVPLHNIKLEDIMKNNNIEFDIEEDLNVTVTGNTVTIKKLERGQHYEFNAIYTVVDDDKTINPIMNTLKIWANELKDKDDPNAPYKVVEVPVQIAALRIEKTISELKKKGTDKFIAVSSQEDFGVEIGDTIKYKIVAYNDGSVDLQNVSVKDEMLKLDYSIASILKGQSVVIEGESADYNTEYTVTGNESDPFTNTAVLTHEDIRYEVKDDAEVSFKGLDIKKAVTKINGEEPTVENGKLKGDKIVTNIGDEIEYTITLTNTDEDVLKNVEITKDMLTSSKGEQNMLLSIIDDNPSITDLQEGESKTFRLVYKVSKADISPTGNTKPIKNIVSGKSTYTSEKSAESEEVYIADLEVEKKADKTRYYVGDTVEYTIIVTNKGSVDLHGITIKDKKIKLDRNISSLAADESKEFKLKYVVKEEDLSNRKIVNIVTVESDETQEKSDTCTVTVRRKSSGGGDKPEPEPEPEPEPEPEPEPEPEPEPEPEPKPDETPEDIGEIIKDEDGGSTYIPPKDKEVVEIVEQPDYGTVTQDDDGNVKYIPEDGYNGPDKFKVIVKDEEGNELVIEVEVPDEEIPQGTIKILPQTGEGRPYFYYLFGLAILLVGLFMNLQCFVKKFKL, via the coding sequence ATGAAGTGTTTTTACAAAGTAAATAAGCGTTATTACATAAGCTTATTAACTATTTTTGTTTTGTTGTTACAGCTAATTTCACCTATTTTTAATGCAGGTGTTTTTGCTGAAGTACCTATTGAAGAAAGTAAGTACTTAACAGTAAATCAATCGATTTTTAAAACTGATGATGAAGATGAAATTGATATTGAAGAGATACAACCCGGCGATTCAATTACAGTAAGATTGGAGTATTCGGTTATTGTGCCTGCTAATGGCGTACTTAAAGATGTAGAACTAACTTATACAAAACCTGATTATTTGGATTTTGGAAGCTTGAATTTAAAAACTGAGAATATAGAGGGACAACGTGATGGTAATAAAATTGTTTATAAATTTAATAAGGGAAACCAAATAACAAAAGGTTTAACAGGAGCAATAAAAATAGAATTAAATGTTCCAAGTCCCAGCACAAAGCCTAATCAAGCAGAAATCATATCTGACAAAGCAGTATTTAATGGAAAATACGATAAAGATGCTGACCCTCAAATTAGTACCAGTGAATCTAAAACTCTTACATTAATTGTTGGACCAAGCTGGGAGATTACCAAGAATGTGACACAATCAAATATCATCATTCCTAAAGATATCAATAAAAAATATTTAGATGTAGAGTACACTATAACTCTTAGAGGTGGTGATGTCAGCCTAAAGGATGTAAAATTAGAAGATCAAATTATAAGTTTAGAAGATAATAAACCCGTAGATGGTATTGAGATTAAAAATGTTTCGGGAGCTGATTCACATGAGTATAAAGCAGATGAAAACAAGCTTATATTTATAGTAGATGAACTTAGTGCAAATACTTCTAAAGACATAACCTATACAGTGCAATACCCAATTGAAGATAGGCTTGAAGGTGTTGTTGGTATATCAGGAGGAGAATATAAAAATAGTGTAAGTGTTATAGGAGCATATTTTTATTATGATGATAGTGATGGCTTGATATATTTTAAGACGCTTTCTGCAAGTGCATCTACAAGATTCGTTAATTCAACAGCATATTGGGAAGTATATAGAGATGAAACTGAGTATAATGAAGAAAAAGGACTTTATATTCGTGAAGTGATTATACCTAAAGATCCGAATATTGAAACAAAACAAGTTTCGTATACTGTTGGAGTAAAAACTGTTGGTGAAGGAAATTCAGACTTGGGAGATATAAAATTAGTTGAACATTTACCTGATGAAGCAAAATATATACCTTCAGCTGATGGTGGGGTTTATGATGAAGCAAATAATAGTGTGACTTGGCTACTTAAAGATGTAAAAGTAGGTCAAAATCCAACTAGAACAGTTACGGTAGAATATACTATAGATAGAGATTCAAATCATGGAGATAATGAAGTATGGGTAGGCAAAACTGAAGTTATAAATACTATTAACTATGAAAAAACAGAAAATACTGCTGATAATGTTGATATTGAAATGGCAGATAAGAGAGATAAGGTACAAACTGAATTTGTAGAATCTACTGAGTATTGGTATATAACAAAATCTGCTTCATCTCAAACATATTATCTTAGAAATGAAGATAAAGATAATGATAAAACAGATTATATAGAATATACAATTGGATTACAAGCTTCAAATGGAGGCATTAATAATCTAGATATTGAAAATGCTACCATAGTAGATGAACTACCTGATTATGTAGATTATGATAGTATTAAGTTTCCAGATGGCTATCCTACAGGAGTCATTAACAAAGAAGCAAAAACTATAACGTGGCATCTTACAAATATTTCTGCTAATCGAGGTAAAACATTAAAAATTAGATTGAGATATTTAAAAGATTTAAGTGATGAAGGAAGTGTCATAGGAGTAATACCTGGTAGCAATCTTATAAATAAAGCCATAGCAGAAAATGTTACACCAGGGAAGTTATTTAAAAACGGTTCAGATTATGTTGATACAGATACTGCAACTGTAACTACAAAGTTCAGAGCACCTAGTAAACCTAATCCAACTCTTGATTTGAGTATTGAAGGGTATACTGAACAATCAAATAATATCCTTACTGGGGACAAGCATTTTGATCGTGATGATTATGTGAATTATAAGATAAAGTTTAGCAATCCGTCAAGTCATTATGATATGGAAAATGTAGTAATAGATATAGGTAATGATGTACAAGGAAAAGATTATAAAGTATTACCTAATAAAATGAATTATGAAAAAATAAATTTAGGTGCATCATATAGTGCTGGAAATGTTACATTAAAATATAAAAAGAGTAACTCAGCAGATTGGGATGCTTATCAAGTAGATAAAGAAGAAATAGATTTTACTGAATTAGGGATAGATAATGTAAGTATTTATCTTGAAGCAATAAAGATAGAATACAATAAAATTCAAAAAGGATTTGAATTATCTGATGATAATAGTATTAAGTTAATTGGTAAGATAAATGCCAATGCTAATCATGGGGATTTGGTTACTAATTCAGCTAGTTTAAACTTTAAGTACTGGCATTATTATTATACTGAGCTCAGAGATGGTGATGAAAAAAAAGACTCTATTTCATATAGAGTGCTAATAGATACACCATGGATTTCTTTGTTAAAGAAGACAAAGTTGGATGGACAGGCAAACACACAACACAGTCCATCATCGATAATCAAATTTAAAATTGAAGTAAAAAATGATGGAAGCTTTGGAACAGGACCTTTTATAAAACCTATAATAATAGATGTGGTACCTAGAGGATTTAAATATGAGGGTATAGAAAGTATTAAAATCTTGAAAGAATCAGAAACAGAAGGCAATATTATTCCTATAGATGATTTTGTGTTTGAAGAAAAAGAATACCTTAATACAGATGGAGAAATAGATGGTAGAACACTATTAACATGGTCTTTAAAAAATGATCTTGAAATAGGTAATAGTATAGTAATTGAGTACAATTTAAAAATAAAAGAAACTGCATTAGGTGGCATGCATACTAATATGCTGTATTTATCAAGTGGTGCAGAAGTTCAAGAAGATTTTTGGGATAGTTTTAGTTTAGATTATATATCTCAAGCAATTGATAATAATAAAATATTACCACTAAGAAAAGATGAAATCGATGGCGACATTGATAATAATGAAAGTACAAAGCAGTATTTAGAAGGTAAACATGCTAATATTTACGTAATGGAAATAGATGAATTTACAGTAACCAAATGGGTAAAGGGATCGTTAGATGATGATTTTAGTAATTGTACAGAAGGTCATGATGAACCAACTGGTGAAACTGCTCCAGGAGGTTCAGTTGACTATAGAATAAAAATAGAGAACAAAGGAAATGTCTACGGGTCAGAGATAGAAGTGGTTGACATACTTCCATACATTGGTGATACATTAGTTTCTATAGATGACAAAAGAAATACAAGATGGAGACCATATTTTCTCATAAAGGAAGATATGCTTGGTAGTTCTACAAATCCAACTAGACCTGATAAGAATATTGAAATAGGTACTGATGAATTAGGTAATCCAATTAAAGCAGATGTTGAAGTATTGTTTAGCACAGCTTTTGACCCAGAAAGGTATGGTAGTGGTACTGACAATAATAATAAAAACATAATAGGAACCCAAGATGCAAACTGGTTTAGTGAAATACCAACAGATGAAACAAGAATACAAGCAATAAAATTTATAATTTCTAATTTTTCAAATAACAAGGGATTAGAACCAGGAGGAAAAATTAATCTCCAATGGAACATGAAAACACCTGTTGTTGATGATGAAATTGTAGATGAAATAAAATATGATGAACCTGCATGGAATACTGCAAGTGTGTATATACAAAAAAATAATATTAATAATAAAAAAAGGTGGCTTTTGATAACAGAAGGTCCTAAAGCTGGTATCAAGCTTAAAAAATCACAAGAAGAGCAGCCAGACAAAGGTGAAATAGGTAATTTTGTATGGTTTGATAAAAATAAAAATGGACTCCAAGATGATGGTTATGATGATGAAAGTGCTGGAATTAATGGTATAAAGGTAAAACTTTATGAAGTAGAAGTAGATAGTGATGGAACAATAAAAGAAAAAAAATTGATAGAAGAAACACGAAGCGGTCCTAAATATAGTGACAGTGAAAGTGACAAAGGAATTGGAGATCCGGGATACTACTCATTCCCAGGTTTAACATTAGACAAGAAATATATCGTAAAATTTTATGTTCCAAATTATTATGACATAACTCAAAAAGGCATAGGAACGGAAGATGATTCTGATGTAAATACTGATAATGTTGAAAAAGAAGGGGAATATATAACAGCTGAAACAGATGTTATTGAACTTTCAAGCTCAAATAAAATACGTCAGGACATTGATTTAGGATTAATACCAGAAATAATAGATGGTAAAGCTGAATTAAGTATTAAAAAAGAAGCTGTCAATTTCAAACCGCTTTTAGGAAGTGATATTAATTTTAATGATCCAATTTTACCGACAAATCCTGTAAATGTAGGAGAGAAAATAACATATAAAATTTCGGTAAAAAATGAAGGAACAGTACCGCTTCATAATATTAAACTAGAAGATATAATGAAAAATAACAATATAGAGTTTGACATAGAAGAAGATCTTAATGTAACAGTCACAGGAAATACTGTAACAATAAAAAAACTTGAAAGAGGTCAGCATTATGAATTTAATGCAATATATACAGTTGTTGACGATGATAAAACTATTAACCCAATAATGAATACTCTTAAAATTTGGGCAAATGAACTTAAGGACAAAGATGACCCTAATGCTCCTTATAAAGTAGTTGAAGTGCCAGTACAAATAGCTGCCTTGCGTATAGAAAAAACAATATCAGAACTCAAAAAGAAAGGTACTGATAAATTTATAGCTGTTTCATCTCAAGAGGACTTTGGAGTAGAAATAGGTGATACTATTAAATATAAAATAGTTGCTTATAACGATGGTAGCGTAGATTTACAGAATGTTTCTGTAAAAGACGAGATGTTAAAACTAGATTATTCTATAGCTTCTATTTTAAAGGGTCAAAGTGTAGTAATAGAAGGAGAAAGTGCAGATTACAATACAGAGTATACTGTGACTGGAAATGAAAGTGATCCTTTTACAAATACAGCAGTTTTAACTCATGAAGATATTAGATATGAAGTAAAAGATGATGCAGAAGTTAGCTTTAAAGGGCTTGATATTAAAAAAGCAGTTACTAAAATAAATGGGGAAGAACCAACAGTAGAAAATGGTAAGTTAAAAGGCGATAAAATAGTTACAAACATAGGAGATGAAATTGAATACACGATAACTCTTACCAATACTGATGAAGATGTGTTAAAGAATGTTGAAATAACAAAGGATATGCTTACAAGTTCAAAGGGAGAGCAAAATATGTTACTTTCAATAATTGATGATAATCCATCAATTACTGACTTACAAGAGGGTGAGTCTAAAACCTTTAGACTTGTTTACAAGGTATCAAAAGCAGATATATCACCAACAGGAAATACTAAACCTATTAAAAATATAGTATCAGGAAAAAGCACCTACACCAGTGAAAAATCAGCAGAAAGTGAAGAGGTGTATATAGCGGATTTAGAAGTTGAAAAGAAAGCAGATAAGACTAGATATTATGTTGGAGATACAGTTGAGTATACAATCATAGTAACAAACAAGGGTAGTGTTGATTTACATGGTATAACCATTAAGGATAAAAAAATAAAACTAGATAGAAATATTTCATCACTGGCAGCAGATGAAAGTAAAGAATTTAAACTAAAATATGTTGTTAAAGAAGAGGATCTAAGTAACAGAAAAATTGTGAATATTGTAACTGTAGAAAGTGATGAAACTCAGGAAAAATCAGATACTTGTACAGTTACTGTCAGAAGAAAATCTTCAGGTGGCGGAGATAAGCCTGAACCAGAGCCTGAGCCAGAACCAGAACCAGAACCAGAACCTGAACCAGAACCTGAACCAGAACCTGAACCAGAACCGAAGCCAGATGAAACACCTGAAGATATAGGTGAAATTATTAAGGATGAAGATGGTGGATCAACATATATACCTCCAAAGGACAAAGAAGTAGTAGAAATAGTTGAACAGCCTGATTATGGAACAGTTACACAGGATGACGATGGTAATGTTAAATATATACCTGAGGATGGATACAATGGACCTGATAAATTTAAGGTTATAGTAAAGGATGAAGAAGGAAATGAATTGGTTATAGAAGTTGAAGTTCCAGATGAGGAAATACCTCAAGGCACAATAAAGATATTACCTCAAACTGGTGAAGGTAGACCATACTTTTACTATTTGTTTGGTCTAGCAATTCTTTTAGTAGGGCTTTTTATGAATTTGCAATGTTTTGTTAAAAAATTTAAGCTATAA
- a CDS encoding transglutaminase-like domain-containing protein, whose product MFKKIIFIVLTILLTFSLSYADDNYFDLSEVNKGLLKVNFENTENKKIKIMVQKDNKKSFYDLKAPSQYPLNFGNGEYVVAILENTTENKYKSVSAKKINVNIANPTQVYLNQSQMLNWNENTEAIKKAKNLTKELTTNKEKAIAIHDYIVKNFKYDNDKINSIENSYTPNSETTFKSKSGICSDFASLYAVMLRSVNVPTKYVKGNKNDIDTYHAWNQVYLEDSNKWVTVDITYDNTLFNNKTDYSFEKDSSEYTINSEY is encoded by the coding sequence TTGTTTAAAAAAATAATTTTTATAGTACTTACTATCCTTTTAACATTCAGCCTTTCTTACGCTGATGATAATTATTTTGACTTATCTGAAGTTAATAAGGGCTTATTGAAAGTTAATTTTGAAAATACTGAAAACAAAAAAATTAAAATAATGGTTCAAAAAGATAACAAAAAATCTTTTTATGATCTTAAAGCCCCTAGTCAATATCCTCTAAACTTTGGAAATGGTGAATATGTAGTAGCTATTTTAGAAAATACTACTGAAAATAAATATAAAAGTGTTTCTGCTAAAAAAATTAATGTTAATATTGCTAATCCTACACAAGTTTATTTGAATCAAAGTCAAATGCTCAACTGGAATGAAAATACGGAAGCTATTAAAAAAGCTAAGAATTTAACAAAAGAATTGACTACGAATAAAGAAAAAGCAATTGCAATACATGATTATATAGTAAAAAACTTTAAATATGACAATGATAAAATTAACTCAATTGAAAACAGCTATACCCCTAATTCTGAAACTACTTTTAAGAGTAAATCAGGTATATGTTCAGACTTTGCTAGTCTTTATGCTGTTATGTTGAGAAGTGTCAATGTCCCTACTAAATATGTTAAGGGAAATAAAAATGATATAGACACCTACCATGCTTGGAACCAAGTATATTTAGAAGATAGCAACAAATGGGTTACAGTTGATATTACATATGATAATACTTTGTTTAATAATAAAACAGACTACTCCTTTGAGAAAGACTCTAGTGAGTATACTATAAATAGTGAATACTAA